TCGATGGGCGGCTATATCGCGTTGCGTGCCTACGAACGGTTCCCTGAACGAATCAAAGCGCTCGTGTTATGCGATACAAAAAGTGAAGCTGACACGAACGAAGCGAAGCTGAAGCGATCGGCTCTCGTCAAAAACATCAAGGCCAACGGAACCGGGCCATTTGCAGATGAATTTGCAGTCTCGATTTTTGCCCCTCAGACCTTTCAGTCCCATCCTCATATCGTCGAATCCATCAAGAAGATGATTCGCGCCAACTCCCCACTGGGTATCGCCGGAGCTGCACTCGCCCTCGGCTGCCGGACAGACACCACGGCTGTTCTTCCGCGCATCAACGTACCGACGTTGGTTCTTGTAGGCGACCAGGACAAGCTTACACCGCCGGCAGTCGCCGAATCGATGCACAGGCAGATCACAAACTCTGAACTCCACGTAATTCCTTATGCCGCTCACATGAGTAATCTTGAAAACGCTCCCGCGTTCGACACGTATCTCATCGAATTCCTCAATCGCGTGAAGGCGTGATCAAAGCATGGAGCGCTCAACCGTCAGGCCTGTGAGCGAGCTTGCTGCACTGCAGCAGCAGATCATCGGATGCCATCTGTGCCCCCGCCTGGTGCGCTGGAGAGAGAAGGTTTCCCGCGAAAAGACGAGACGATTTGTTGATTGGGAATACTGGGGCAAACCAATTCCCAGTTTCGGCGACCCGAGAGCCCAGGTGCTCCTGATTGGACTTGCCCCTGCAGCCCATGGAGGAAACCGAACGGGCAGAATGTTCACCGGTGACAGAAGCGGTGACTGGCTTTTCCGTTCGCTCAGCAAAGCGGGTTTCGCGAACCAGCCCCTGTCTGAATCGCCTGAAGACGGACTGAAGCTTCGGAACTGCTACATCACAGCAGCCTGTCGGTGTGCGCCGCCGCAGAACAAACTGCTCCCCAAAGAAATCCGCAATTGCCGACCCTTTCTTCTGCAGGAGATGCACCTCCTGCGGAGAGTACGGATCATCGTCGGACTCGGCAAAGTCCGTTTCGATGCCGCGTTCTCTGCGCTTCGGGAACTCGGCTGGGCACACACCGGGAAGAAACCCGCATTTTCGCACGGAGCTGAATTCGCAGTCAATGACCGCTTGACACTGCTCGGCTCTTTCCATCCGAGCCAGCAGAACACGTTCACGGGCAGACTCACTGAGCCGATGCTCGATTCGATCTTCCAACGCGCACAAACGCTCCTGCATTCATCCTAAACCCATGTGATACTATGAAGCTGAAACCGGTTCCCCTGTTTCGAGATCACCGCCTGTTCATCCTGCTCGTTGTCGCATACATCATCATCGGGATGCTTCGGCTCAACGATCTTTCGCTGTACACAGACAGCACCCGCTACATCATCTGGGGGACTTCGTTCGCGCAAGGAAGTGGATTCGTCGATGACACGCAACCCGAACCGGAACGCTATGTCGTGAACGCCCCCTTCTTCTCTGTTCTGCTTTCACCGGTGCTTCTTGTTTTTCCGCATTCGCTTGTCGCCGGAAAAATATGGACCCTGCTGCTCGGCGCTCTCTTTCTTCTGGCGTTCTACGCGCTCCTGATGCGATGCTTCGGCAAGACAGTCGCTCTCCTGGGAATCGTACCGCTGGTTTTCAATCCTCTTTTGCTGCTCATGTCGACCGAAGTTCTTTCGGAGACCTCATTTCTCGGCGCTCTCACATTGTGTTTCCTGCTGCTCGAACGGCTTGAAACCAGTGACACAGCCTGGAGTCGTGATCTAATGGTTCTCCTTGTGATCACGTCGCTCCTCGTGCTTCTGAGAGAAGTAGCCGTCGCATTCGTCGGCGCCGTGGTTCTCTACTTTCTCGTGCGGAAGCAGTATAGGCGGGCGATTCTCGTCGCCCTTCTCGCTGTCGTCTGCGCCGGTGCGTGGATGTATCGAAACCTGGTCCTGGTGGGCGCGCCCATCGCCTCGCAGGCGACTAACGTCAACTTCGTGTTTGAGCATTTCCTCACTCCTCCGCAAGCATCGCTCGTTCAGGAATTCGGGCTTCGATTGACGACCAACCTGTCGGGGTACGCCATCCATCTCGCGGGCCTGATATTGTATCCTCTGCCGGACATGCTGATCGTCGAGCCGACCGGGATGTTCCTCGCGTACTACAAAGCGATGAATGTGATCAAGTATGTTATCCCGATCATCTTTCTCCCCCTCCTGTTCATTGGGATCTGGCGGGATATGAAGGACCGGAAAACAGGATTTGCGCGGTTCGCATTCGTCGCCGCGTATCTTCTGGTCATTCTTTTCTATCCGGTTCACGATGTGCGGTTCCTGCTTCCGCTGCTGCCAATCCAGATTTTCTACGTTCTGACGTCGCTCCGATGGATGCAGATCCGGTGGCTGGCAGACAATGGACGAGCCGTACGCGCAGGGACAGCGTTTCTCATCGCAGCCGTGGTTCTGCCCAATCTTCTTTGTCTGATCGAAATCGAGAGAACCAATATCCGGTACACAAGCAACTCTCTTGCTTTCTACGACCACCTGCAGCAGGCCAGGCTTGGGAAGAACATGTTCACCAAGCCATGGAAGATACTCGGCGATACAA
This genomic window from Ignavibacteriales bacterium contains:
- a CDS encoding alpha/beta fold hydrolase, producing MKIKLNDTTINYTERGLPQGIPVVFIHGFPFNHTMWEPQMKALPNHFRAITYDIRGHGESDVGDGQYTIEFFVDDLLALLDHLVINRAVICGLSMGGYIALRAYERFPERIKALVLCDTKSEADTNEAKLKRSALVKNIKANGTGPFADEFAVSIFAPQTFQSHPHIVESIKKMIRANSPLGIAGAALALGCRTDTTAVLPRINVPTLVLVGDQDKLTPPAVAESMHRQITNSELHVIPYAAHMSNLENAPAFDTYLIEFLNRVKA
- a CDS encoding glycosyltransferase family 39 protein; amino-acid sequence: MKLKPVPLFRDHRLFILLVVAYIIIGMLRLNDLSLYTDSTRYIIWGTSFAQGSGFVDDTQPEPERYVVNAPFFSVLLSPVLLVFPHSLVAGKIWTLLLGALFLLAFYALLMRCFGKTVALLGIVPLVFNPLLLLMSTEVLSETSFLGALTLCFLLLERLETSDTAWSRDLMVLLVITSLLVLLREVAVAFVGAVVLYFLVRKQYRRAILVALLAVVCAGAWMYRNLVLVGAPIASQATNVNFVFEHFLTPPQASLVQEFGLRLTTNLSGYAIHLAGLILYPLPDMLIVEPTGMFLAYYKAMNVIKYVIPIIFLPLLFIGIWRDMKDRKTGFARFAFVAAYLLVILFYPVHDVRFLLPLLPIQIFYVLTSLRWMQIRWLADNGRAVRAGTAFLIAAVVLPNLLCLIEIERTNIRYTSNSLAFYDHLQQARLGKNMFTKPWKILGDTIRMRTPEESTIAGSLKEACIFIGDRKLLELNNAVPVTTFELYLRTYAADFIIATSSWDNVLSYEFQMGESKRFWFEPVSAVAGMRLFRVRSTQLTPREEWLYTKRMEIDTASANGLLRLGRRELLRGRHDAAIALLQKAQTMAPAQVLIPYQLLAAYAMSGKLEEASRQLQVLYGYAQSTTYLPVASKLLDVAYSQQQAASSDNAVERSTMMVNGARFYWSLGYYGHAYGMIRNCLASDSTYFLGLLWGWDFAMQRGDTAQARFYLRQLRTNDRTNAVVQQFTLIEQTEDTLRLSSNPLRRSALYLSIARSYKIVDLPDEAIDDAQRALREDPRNMEAWLFQAQLFEEKKMPFAARAAFKEVLRLDPGHATAKAKLSPQKQ
- a CDS encoding uracil-DNA glycosylase, with amino-acid sequence MERSTVRPVSELAALQQQIIGCHLCPRLVRWREKVSREKTRRFVDWEYWGKPIPSFGDPRAQVLLIGLAPAAHGGNRTGRMFTGDRSGDWLFRSLSKAGFANQPLSESPEDGLKLRNCYITAACRCAPPQNKLLPKEIRNCRPFLLQEMHLLRRVRIIVGLGKVRFDAAFSALRELGWAHTGKKPAFSHGAEFAVNDRLTLLGSFHPSQQNTFTGRLTEPMLDSIFQRAQTLLHSS